In one Desulfoferula mesophila genomic region, the following are encoded:
- the ybgF gene encoding tol-pal system protein YbgF, producing MKAKALAPFMLVLLMIAAVGAGCATVEPDQFAALQSQVTRQQRQITQLEEKASVLEKQVSQGRQPQAELTAEVAALRQDLMRLSGRVEESEHSLGQAINQRSSQEAQEAKQSVAKSQAATDKRLARLEAYLGLSADGAAAKAAAPAAKAPAAKPAEQPPAAPKPQDIYDLGIRLYKQKSYGPARDRFAEYIKKYPKSSLADNAQYWIGECFYAEKKYEEAILAYNQMIKHYPKSSKVPAALLKQGLSFRALGDKRTAKIVLSKLVKDYPKTSQADLAQKILKKL from the coding sequence ATGAAGGCAAAAGCGCTGGCCCCCTTCATGCTCGTGTTGTTGATGATTGCCGCCGTGGGCGCGGGCTGCGCCACGGTGGAGCCGGATCAGTTCGCGGCCCTGCAATCGCAAGTGACCCGCCAGCAACGCCAGATTACCCAGTTGGAAGAAAAAGCCAGTGTCCTGGAGAAACAGGTCTCCCAAGGCCGCCAGCCCCAGGCCGAGCTTACGGCCGAGGTGGCCGCCCTGCGCCAGGACCTGATGCGCCTGTCGGGCCGGGTGGAAGAAAGCGAGCACTCGCTGGGCCAGGCCATCAATCAGCGCAGCAGCCAGGAGGCCCAGGAGGCCAAGCAGAGCGTGGCCAAGTCCCAGGCCGCGACCGATAAGCGCCTGGCGCGCCTGGAGGCCTATCTGGGGTTGTCGGCCGACGGCGCCGCCGCTAAAGCCGCCGCCCCCGCGGCCAAGGCCCCGGCCGCCAAGCCCGCCGAGCAGCCGCCGGCCGCGCCCAAGCCTCAGGACATCTACGACCTGGGCATCCGGCTGTACAAACAAAAGTCCTACGGCCCGGCCCGGGACCGCTTTGCCGAGTACATCAAGAAGTACCCCAAGAGCTCGCTGGCCGACAACGCCCAGTATTGGATCGGCGAGTGCTTCTATGCGGAGAAAAAGTACGAAGAGGCGATCCTGGCCTACAACCAGATGATCAAGCACTACCCCAAGAGCTCCAAGGTGCCCGCCGCCCTGCTCAAGCAGGGGCTCTCCTTCCGGGCCCTGGGGGACAAGCGCACCGCCAAGATCGTCTTGAGCAAGTTGGTCAAGGACTACCCCAAGACGTCTCAAGCCGATCTGGCCCAAAAGATACTCAAGAAGCTCTAG
- the pal gene encoding peptidoglycan-associated lipoprotein Pal, translating into MKKYVVWLALAVLLAGLAAPLGCGKDTVPGPDSTMTEQEKARLEAERERRLREQRLKEAQLKEEQARGSEAKMKEVFVNTDVHFNYDRYDLSAEAKQILNEKAAYMQQHPSIQVIIEGNCDDRGSNAYNMALGEKRAKAVEAYMVAMGISPSRMETVSYGEERPLMMGQTEEAYAANRRVHFVIK; encoded by the coding sequence GTGAAAAAATACGTGGTTTGGCTGGCTTTGGCGGTACTTTTGGCCGGTTTGGCGGCGCCCCTGGGCTGCGGCAAGGACACGGTGCCCGGCCCCGACTCCACCATGACCGAGCAGGAGAAGGCCCGATTGGAGGCGGAGCGCGAACGCCGCCTGCGCGAACAGCGCCTCAAGGAGGCCCAGCTCAAGGAAGAACAGGCCCGGGGGTCCGAGGCCAAGATGAAGGAGGTGTTCGTCAACACCGACGTGCACTTCAACTACGACCGCTACGACCTGAGCGCCGAGGCCAAGCAGATCCTCAACGAGAAGGCGGCCTACATGCAGCAGCATCCCTCGATCCAGGTGATCATCGAGGGCAACTGCGACGACCGAGGCTCCAACGCCTACAACATGGCCCTGGGCGAGAAGCGGGCCAAGGCGGTGGAGGCCTACATGGTGGCCATGGGCATCAGCCCCAGTCGGATGGAAACCGTGAGCTACGGCGAGGAGCGGCCCCTGATGATGGGCCAAACCGAGGAGGCCTACGCGGCCAACCGCCGGGTCCATTTTGTCATAAAGTAA
- a CDS encoding cell envelope integrity protein TolA: protein MNSATLKRFNFWDDEQVAWAIGVSLGLHLLLILVLAFWPGWHVSRPKSFAPVYNVALVSPAVLARPAPAPAPPAPKAAPKPAPKPAPPKPVPAKPAPPVKAKPEPQKEAVALKKDSPKRIKPKPAAKQPDPDRLLASRLKKMEKEVAAERRDEQKLTSALSRLESKVATRQAASGAFAAGNASADTSSLRFQVYYTEIWERVRRQWVLPEALVKSAAHLEAVVVARIRRDGALAKVWLEKSSGNSRLDASALRAVEKAAPFPPLPSVVRGREHEIGLRFRPEDLNG from the coding sequence TTGAACTCCGCGACCCTGAAACGCTTCAACTTTTGGGACGACGAACAGGTGGCCTGGGCCATCGGGGTCAGCCTGGGCCTGCATCTGCTGCTCATCTTGGTGCTGGCCTTCTGGCCCGGCTGGCATGTAAGCCGTCCCAAGTCCTTCGCCCCGGTCTACAACGTGGCCCTGGTGAGCCCGGCGGTTTTGGCCCGCCCGGCCCCGGCCCCGGCGCCGCCCGCGCCCAAGGCCGCGCCCAAGCCGGCTCCCAAGCCCGCGCCTCCCAAGCCGGTCCCGGCCAAGCCGGCCCCGCCGGTGAAGGCCAAGCCGGAGCCTCAGAAGGAGGCGGTGGCGCTAAAGAAGGACAGCCCCAAGCGTATCAAGCCCAAGCCGGCGGCCAAGCAGCCCGACCCCGACAGGCTGTTGGCCAGCCGCCTGAAGAAGATGGAAAAAGAGGTGGCCGCCGAGCGCCGGGACGAGCAGAAGCTGACCAGCGCCCTGAGCCGTCTGGAGAGCAAGGTGGCCACCCGCCAGGCCGCCTCCGGGGCCTTTGCCGCCGGCAACGCCTCGGCCGACACCAGCAGCCTGCGCTTCCAGGTGTATTACACCGAGATATGGGAGCGGGTGCGCCGCCAGTGGGTGCTGCCCGAGGCCCTGGTCAAAAGCGCCGCCCATTTGGAGGCGGTGGTGGTGGCCCGCATCCGGCGCGACGGCGCCCTGGCCAAGGTGTGGCTGGAAAAGAGCTCGGGCAACAGCCGCCTGGACGCCAGCGCCCTGCGCGCGGTGGAAAAGGCCGCCCCCTTCCCCCCCCTGCCCAGCGTGGTCAGGGGACGCGAACACGAAATAGGGCTGCGCTTCCGGCCCGAGGACCTTAACGGCTAA
- a CDS encoding ExbD/TolR family protein, whose product MAGVGNKGRFMGEINVVPLVDVVLVLLIIFMVAAPMMVQGLDVKLPATDSAALKTTDEMLVLTVTQKGEVYLDEFQVGLDDLAEKLKNITARKPGTKVYLKADKDVPYGVVVQVLAEAKKAGVDNLGMVTEPQRVPPPEKKKKS is encoded by the coding sequence ATGGCCGGCGTGGGCAACAAGGGCCGTTTCATGGGGGAGATCAACGTGGTCCCCCTGGTGGACGTGGTCCTGGTGCTTTTGATCATCTTCATGGTGGCCGCCCCCATGATGGTCCAGGGCCTGGACGTGAAACTGCCGGCCACCGACAGCGCCGCCCTCAAGACCACCGACGAGATGCTGGTGCTCACCGTGACCCAAAAGGGCGAGGTGTATCTGGACGAGTTCCAGGTGGGCCTGGACGACCTGGCGGAGAAGCTCAAGAACATCACCGCGCGCAAACCGGGCACCAAGGTCTACCTCAAGGCCGACAAGGACGTGCCCTACGGGGTGGTGGTGCAGGTCTTGGCCGAGGCCAAAAAGGCCGGGGTGGACAACCTGGGCATGGTTACCGAACCCCAGCGGGTTCCCCCGCCGGAGAAGAAGAAAAAGTCTTGA
- the tolQ gene encoding protein TolQ: MHYYILGLLAVLASTPALAADLGGNTGTDVWQMVWSAGPVVQGVLFILITFSVVSWGLILSKLRSLREAKRQNREFENLFWNAGSLSAAQAQTKHLTTSPLAGLFAVAYGELAKVMRMRRGEPGLPVGVMPNLKRALDRAQAAESTRLGKAVTFLATTANTAPFIGLFGTVWGIMDAFRGIGATGAANLATVAPGIAEALVATATGLFAAIPAVVFYNHFGRRLVVLEAEMDSFSQDFLNLVERDLMQRHGPAVEAVRPSELQGGGN; this comes from the coding sequence ATGCATTACTATATCTTGGGATTGTTGGCCGTCTTAGCTTCCACCCCCGCTCTGGCCGCCGATCTGGGCGGCAATACCGGCACCGACGTATGGCAAATGGTATGGTCCGCCGGGCCGGTGGTGCAGGGCGTTCTATTTATTCTAATCACATTCTCGGTGGTTAGCTGGGGACTCATCCTTTCCAAGCTCCGCTCGTTGCGCGAAGCCAAGCGCCAAAACCGCGAGTTCGAAAACCTGTTTTGGAACGCGGGCAGCCTTTCGGCGGCCCAGGCCCAGACCAAGCACCTGACCACCAGCCCCCTGGCGGGCCTGTTCGCGGTGGCCTACGGCGAGTTGGCCAAGGTGATGCGTATGCGCCGGGGCGAGCCCGGCCTGCCCGTGGGGGTGATGCCCAACCTCAAGCGGGCCCTGGACCGGGCCCAGGCGGCGGAGAGCACCCGCCTGGGCAAGGCCGTGACCTTCCTGGCCACCACCGCCAATACCGCCCCTTTCATCGGCCTGTTCGGCACGGTGTGGGGCATCATGGACGCCTTCCGGGGCATCGGGGCCACCGGCGCGGCCAACCTGGCCACCGTGGCTCCGGGCATCGCCGAGGCCCTGGTGGCCACGGCCACCGGCCTGTTCGCGGCCATCCCGGCGGTGGTGTTCTACAACCACTTCGGGCGGCGCCTGGTGGTGCTGGAAGCGGAGATGGACTCCTTCAGCCAGGACTTCTTGAACCTGGTGGAGCGCGATCTCATGCAGCGCCACGGGCCGGCGGTGGAAGCCGTGCGCCCCTCGGAGTTGCAGGGCGGCGGGAATTAG
- a CDS encoding HAD family hydrolase: MPQHPAQGLFLDLDGTLADSMPVMTAATDRFLKELGLERMGGGHHRWAGRTPFDIMGALKEHNGLDIPVQELVERYYKLVDAAYTDQATVMPGGRRLLAAASQRGVFTAVVTSTLRSVAEGFLAHQGLREMVNAVVTVEDIRRGKPDPEPYLLALKISGLRADQALAVEDAPMGARSATGAGLATWIMAPRGAQDFPRIAGVAGFINRLDQLIPCLQG, translated from the coding sequence TTGCCGCAACACCCAGCGCAAGGCCTGTTTTTGGATCTGGACGGCACCCTGGCCGACAGCATGCCGGTGATGACCGCGGCCACCGACCGCTTTCTCAAGGAGTTGGGCCTGGAGCGCATGGGCGGCGGCCACCACCGCTGGGCCGGGCGCACCCCCTTTGACATCATGGGCGCCCTCAAGGAGCACAACGGCCTGGACATCCCGGTTCAGGAGCTGGTGGAGCGCTACTACAAGCTGGTGGACGCGGCCTACACGGACCAGGCCACGGTGATGCCCGGCGGCCGCCGCCTGCTGGCCGCGGCCTCCCAACGGGGGGTGTTCACCGCGGTGGTCACCAGCACCCTGCGCTCGGTGGCCGAGGGCTTCTTGGCCCACCAGGGGCTCAGGGAAATGGTGAACGCGGTGGTCACCGTGGAGGACATCCGCCGGGGCAAGCCCGACCCGGAGCCCTACCTGCTGGCGCTCAAAATCAGCGGCCTCAGGGCCGACCAGGCCCTGGCCGTGGAGGACGCGCCTATGGGAGCCAGGTCCGCCACCGGGGCCGGTCTGGCCACCTGGATCATGGCCCCCCGGGGAGCCCAGGATTTTCCCCGCATCGCCGGGGTCGCCGGTTTTATCAATCGGCTGGATCAATTAATCCCCTGCTTGCAAGGTTGA
- a CDS encoding lytic transglycosylase domain-containing protein, translating into MKRLLCLIAMLALTAAWGAAYAAEQESAPATTGASAPAAAQAPAPKAPNQPPTYFVPTLPAELSLCGTRVPLERRMVAEQLERELIIVVHDPAQVIMWLKRAWRYFPYIEGRLKAKGMPQDIKYLAVAESSLIHYIRSPAGAVGPWQFMAATGRKYGLRINRWYDDRRNVALATQAALSYLSDLHQEFDSWPLAMAAYNCGENRVAREIKEQATKDYFDLSLPRETQRYIYRILAAKLVISDPQSYGYVLPPEARWEPMAGQSVTLTLKKPVHLTVVAQAAGTSYRMLRELNPELRRRYLPKGRVTVVVPPGHGQDLAARLQKMQPATSPQNEVYVVRRGDSLGAIARRHGVSLNEIKDANDLEGDCVIVPGQRLNIPEK; encoded by the coding sequence ATGAAGCGTCTGTTGTGTTTGATCGCCATGTTGGCCCTGACGGCCGCCTGGGGCGCGGCGTACGCGGCCGAGCAAGAGTCCGCCCCCGCCACCACCGGCGCATCCGCGCCCGCCGCCGCCCAGGCCCCCGCCCCCAAGGCCCCCAACCAGCCTCCGACCTATTTTGTTCCCACCCTGCCCGCCGAGCTGAGCCTCTGCGGCACCCGGGTGCCCCTGGAGCGGCGGATGGTGGCCGAACAACTGGAGCGGGAGCTGATAATCGTGGTGCACGACCCGGCCCAGGTCATCATGTGGCTGAAAAGGGCGTGGCGCTATTTCCCCTATATCGAAGGCCGCCTGAAAGCCAAGGGCATGCCGCAGGACATCAAGTACCTGGCCGTGGCCGAGAGCAGCCTCATACACTACATCCGCTCCCCCGCCGGCGCGGTGGGGCCCTGGCAGTTCATGGCCGCCACCGGCCGCAAGTACGGACTGCGCATCAACCGCTGGTACGACGACCGGCGCAACGTGGCCCTGGCCACCCAGGCGGCCTTGTCCTATCTGTCGGACCTGCACCAGGAGTTCGACTCGTGGCCCCTGGCCATGGCTGCCTACAACTGCGGAGAGAACCGGGTGGCCCGCGAGATAAAAGAGCAGGCCACCAAGGACTACTTCGACCTGTCCCTGCCCCGGGAGACCCAGCGCTACATCTACCGCATCCTGGCCGCCAAGCTGGTCATCAGCGATCCCCAGTCCTACGGCTACGTGCTGCCGCCCGAGGCCCGCTGGGAGCCCATGGCCGGTCAAAGCGTCACCCTGACCCTCAAGAAACCCGTGCATCTGACCGTGGTGGCCCAGGCGGCGGGTACCAGCTACCGCATGTTGCGTGAGCTAAACCCCGAGCTGCGCCGCCGCTATCTGCCCAAGGGCCGGGTGACCGTCGTGGTGCCGCCGGGCCATGGCCAGGACCTGGCCGCCCGCCTGCAAAAGATGCAGCCCGCGACCTCGCCGCAAAACGAGGTCTACGTGGTGCGCCGGGGCGACAGCCTGGGCGCCATCGCCCGCCGCCACGGGGTGAGTCTCAACGAGATAAAGGATGCCAACGATCTGGAAGGCGATTGCGTCATCGTGCCGGGCCAGCGCCTGAACATCCCGGAAAAATAA
- the thiL gene encoding thiamine-phosphate kinase, whose amino-acid sequence MPPDAPAHLSEEQIISLVAYLAGGAGGDLAVGIGDDCAVLGGDQTGLVVTTDLLVQGSHFDLELMSPADVGHRSMAANLSDLAAMGARPAYGFLSLGMPARPTAAFVSELVGSMVAQGRAHGLKLAGGDTVKAPQVVINLCLLGAMGNLAPVLRSGGRLGDAVCVTGLLGGSGAGLAWLQAGRDPAEAAAAEAVAAHCRPTPRVAAGRALAESGRVHAMMDLSDGLAADLPRLARASGLGAAVEAEAVPISPAALAVAPALGGDALGWALGGGEDFELLFTCDPGEVPLLAQVVAEAAEGLTVTQVGRLTQGPGVTLIKQGEEEPITYKGFDHFQEPAP is encoded by the coding sequence ATGCCCCCCGACGCCCCCGCCCACCTGAGCGAAGAACAGATCATCAGCCTGGTGGCTTACCTGGCCGGCGGGGCGGGGGGCGATCTGGCCGTGGGCATCGGCGACGACTGCGCCGTTTTGGGCGGCGACCAGACCGGCCTGGTGGTCACCACCGACCTGTTGGTGCAGGGCTCCCACTTCGATCTGGAGCTGATGAGCCCGGCCGACGTGGGGCACCGCTCCATGGCCGCCAACCTCTCGGACCTGGCGGCCATGGGCGCGCGCCCGGCCTACGGCTTTTTGTCCCTGGGCATGCCGGCCCGCCCCACGGCCGCTTTCGTCTCCGAACTGGTGGGCTCCATGGTGGCCCAGGGGCGGGCCCACGGGCTCAAGCTGGCCGGGGGCGACACGGTCAAGGCGCCCCAGGTGGTGATCAACCTGTGCCTGCTGGGGGCCATGGGCAACCTGGCCCCGGTGCTGCGCTCCGGCGGCCGGTTGGGCGACGCGGTGTGCGTCACCGGGCTCCTGGGGGGCAGCGGGGCGGGTCTGGCCTGGCTGCAGGCGGGCCGCGACCCCGCCGAGGCGGCCGCCGCCGAGGCGGTGGCCGCCCATTGCCGCCCGACGCCCAGGGTGGCGGCCGGGCGGGCCCTGGCCGAATCGGGCCGGGTGCACGCCATGATGGATTTGAGCGACGGCCTGGCCGCCGACCTGCCCCGCCTGGCCCGGGCCTCGGGCCTGGGGGCGGCGGTGGAGGCCGAGGCGGTGCCCATAAGCCCGGCCGCCCTGGCCGTGGCCCCGGCCCTGGGGGGCGACGCCCTGGGTTGGGCCCTGGGGGGCGGCGAAGACTTCGAGCTGCTGTTCACCTGCGACCCCGGCGAGGTGCCCCTGCTGGCCCAAGTGGTGGCCGAGGCCGCCGAAGGCCTGACCGTTACCCAGGTGGGCCGCCTGACCCAGGGGCCGGGGGTCACGCTTATAAAACAAGGAGAGGAGGAGCCCATCACTTATAAGGGCTTTGACCATTTTCAGGAGCCGGCGCCATGA
- the ndk gene encoding nucleoside-diphosphate kinase — MVERTLILIKPDAMARGLAGTVLSRFEAKGLKIAGVKMIQLDEALLKAHYSHLADKPFFPTICEFMSRTPVIALCLEGLEAVEVCRSLCGVTNSRKAAPGTIRGDLGMSMQANLVHASDSVETAKAEVARFFKDEELFGYEQPVINFLYASDERG, encoded by the coding sequence ATCGTGGAAAGAACCCTGATTCTCATCAAACCCGACGCCATGGCCCGCGGCCTGGCCGGCACCGTGCTGTCTCGCTTCGAGGCCAAGGGCCTGAAGATCGCGGGCGTCAAGATGATCCAGCTGGACGAGGCCCTGCTCAAGGCCCACTACAGCCATTTGGCCGACAAGCCCTTTTTCCCCACCATCTGCGAGTTCATGAGCCGCACCCCGGTCATCGCCCTGTGCCTGGAAGGCCTGGAGGCGGTGGAGGTGTGCCGCAGCCTGTGCGGGGTCACCAACTCCCGCAAGGCCGCGCCGGGCACCATTCGCGGCGATCTGGGCATGAGCATGCAGGCCAACCTGGTGCACGCCAGCGACTCGGTGGAGACCGCCAAGGCGGAGGTGGCCCGTTTCTTCAAGGACGAAGAGTTGTTCGGCTATGAGCAGCCGGTGATCAACTTCCTCTACGCCTCCGACGAGCGCGGCTAA
- a CDS encoding mechanosensitive ion channel family protein, whose product MGIEAQLKEFSDFSITYGPLVLKDLAVLLVGLVAARLAFWLCKAQLPRLGMTPRSATMAGVVVAALLIAVTLTYCLRLMGLDPRLVVRLMLAVVITLVVLAFLLKPLLPNLPFKEGNTVQIEGLFGKVEATNLFHTRLKTFKGRTVFIPNARILGGTVVNFHFTPNLRVDLDVTVSYQADLGKAEEIMLRIMTEHEHVLPKPPPRFWVLRFGDSGVEISGRCWVPNVKAFRTKVECYKSIKAEFDRAGIPFGRARRAVLLQSAEADDPRV is encoded by the coding sequence ATGGGCATTGAGGCGCAACTGAAGGAGTTCAGCGATTTCAGCATAACCTACGGCCCCCTGGTCCTGAAGGACCTGGCGGTTCTACTGGTGGGCCTGGTGGCGGCCCGGCTGGCCTTCTGGCTGTGCAAGGCCCAGTTGCCCCGCCTGGGCATGACGCCGCGCTCCGCCACCATGGCGGGCGTGGTGGTGGCCGCGCTGCTGATCGCCGTGACCCTCACTTATTGCCTGCGCCTGATGGGCCTGGACCCCCGCCTGGTGGTGCGGCTCATGTTGGCCGTGGTCATCACTTTGGTGGTGCTGGCCTTTTTGCTCAAGCCCCTGTTGCCCAACCTGCCCTTCAAGGAGGGCAATACCGTGCAGATAGAGGGGCTCTTTGGCAAGGTGGAGGCCACCAACCTGTTCCACACCCGCCTGAAGACCTTCAAGGGACGCACCGTGTTCATCCCCAACGCTAGGATATTGGGCGGCACGGTGGTCAACTTCCACTTCACCCCCAACCTCAGGGTGGACTTGGACGTGACCGTGAGCTACCAGGCCGACCTGGGCAAGGCCGAGGAGATCATGCTTCGGATCATGACCGAGCACGAGCACGTGCTGCCCAAGCCGCCGCCGCGCTTTTGGGTGCTCAGATTCGGCGACAGCGGGGTGGAGATCTCGGGCCGCTGCTGGGTGCCCAACGTCAAGGCCTTTCGCACCAAGGTGGAGTGCTACAAGAGCATCAAGGCCGAGTTCGACCGGGCGGGCATCCCCTTTGGCCGGGCCCGGCGGGCGGTGCTGTTGCAGTCGGCCGAGGCGGACGATCCGCGGGTGTAG
- a CDS encoding rhodanese-like domain-containing protein, with protein sequence MKKFSLITVLTLTAVLALGSLAYAGLFGDKELEKEKLVVTFYEEVKRGDYEVVDTATLKGWVDAKKPMVIVDTMPFESSYKKNHLPGAVQFLFPIPDVTEMKPEDQAKYKKLLGDNKDMVIVVYCGFPKCTRSHNGAMWAKKLGYKNVYRYPGGIKAWMESDYPVASSE encoded by the coding sequence GTGAAGAAATTTTCCCTGATTACCGTGCTGACCCTTACCGCCGTGCTGGCTTTGGGTTCCCTGGCCTACGCCGGGCTGTTCGGCGACAAGGAGTTGGAGAAGGAAAAGCTGGTGGTGACCTTTTATGAAGAGGTCAAGCGCGGCGACTATGAAGTAGTGGACACCGCGACCCTCAAGGGCTGGGTGGACGCCAAAAAACCCATGGTCATCGTGGACACCATGCCCTTTGAGTCCTCCTACAAGAAGAACCACCTCCCCGGCGCGGTGCAGTTCCTCTTCCCCATCCCCGATGTGACCGAGATGAAGCCCGAGGACCAGGCCAAGTACAAGAAACTGCTGGGCGACAACAAGGACATGGTCATCGTGGTCTACTGCGGCTTCCCCAAGTGCACCCGCAGCCACAACGGCGCCATGTGGGCCAAGAAGCTGGGCTACAAGAACGTCTACCGCTATCCCGGCGGCATCAAGGCCTGGATGGAGTCGGACTACCCCGTAGCCTCCTCCGAGTAG
- a CDS encoding MauE/DoxX family redox-associated membrane protein, translated as MPLMAYAQKLFLSPWLYRLARWALGAVFVYAGAVKLMDPGSFASVIDRYGMAPEFLVPVAALGLPALEVLAGVGLILDIKGSLSVLATLLVMFAVVLWFGALQGLDIDCGCFSSSDLAEHDSLRQALHRDLIMLAMAAYLYLWRWRRRGSRAAVAWRYAYQANSREVRT; from the coding sequence ATGCCTTTAATGGCGTACGCGCAAAAGCTTTTTCTATCCCCTTGGCTTTACCGCTTGGCGCGTTGGGCTCTGGGGGCGGTATTCGTCTATGCGGGAGCGGTGAAGCTCATGGACCCTGGCTCCTTCGCCTCGGTCATCGACCGCTATGGCATGGCCCCGGAGTTCCTGGTTCCCGTGGCGGCCCTGGGCCTTCCCGCCCTGGAGGTTCTGGCCGGGGTGGGGCTCATCCTGGATATCAAGGGGAGCCTCAGCGTGTTGGCGACCCTCTTGGTCATGTTCGCGGTGGTGCTGTGGTTCGGAGCCTTGCAGGGCCTGGACATCGACTGCGGTTGTTTCAGTTCCAGCGATCTGGCCGAGCACGACTCGCTGCGCCAGGCCCTTCACCGAGACCTGATTATGCTGGCCATGGCGGCCTATCTATACCTCTGGCGCTGGCGGCGCCGGGGAAGCCGGGCGGCCGTGGCCTGGCGTTACGCTTACCAAGCAAACTCTAGAGAGGTGAGAACGTGA
- a CDS encoding helix-turn-helix domain-containing protein, giving the protein MATQAQRVASGVSQLDKLLGGLHIGDNVVWQDDAGSLAWEFCHNFILASQAQQRPIIYVTFDRSPKNLLDKLGPLANYQGLTILDCFTWGKGQGSEIFQRFYQETEPPCRVEPMNRPQDPEAVGEVLYALHGELTGDVRFVFESLTGMSELWGGEEAILRFYGHACPRLYELQTVAYWIMEKQAHTTRLKAQIGQIAQVVIELAIKRGTTSLTILKAENRSLESQHQPHNYWVREHTVVFDQQRRATGLVELGLRLKELRVKKGLSQTELSRMVGVTPSTISQVESNHIYPSLPALLKMAEVLGVEVASFFSDTGQSSRRLVFPAEDAQEVRLEDLSPGVVSAQLLTPMDFGGKAEPYLIEVAPGGSLPSHWFMHKGEEMGYVLSGRLQLKLRQSVQNLKAGDVVYLTSEMPTQWSNPGRGPARLLWLKIS; this is encoded by the coding sequence GTGGCGACGCAAGCGCAGAGAGTGGCTTCGGGGGTCAGCCAGTTGGACAAGTTGTTGGGCGGACTGCACATCGGCGACAACGTGGTGTGGCAGGACGACGCGGGCTCCCTGGCCTGGGAGTTTTGCCACAACTTCATCCTGGCTTCCCAGGCTCAACAGCGCCCCATCATCTATGTGACCTTCGACCGTTCCCCCAAAAACCTTTTGGACAAGCTGGGGCCTCTGGCCAATTACCAGGGACTGACCATCCTGGACTGTTTCACCTGGGGCAAGGGTCAGGGCAGCGAGATCTTCCAGCGCTTTTACCAAGAGACCGAGCCGCCCTGCCGGGTGGAGCCCATGAACCGCCCCCAGGATCCGGAGGCGGTGGGCGAGGTCCTCTACGCCCTGCACGGGGAGCTGACCGGCGACGTGCGCTTCGTCTTCGAGAGCCTCACCGGCATGAGCGAGCTGTGGGGCGGAGAGGAGGCCATCCTGCGCTTTTACGGCCACGCCTGCCCCCGGCTCTACGAGCTGCAGACCGTGGCCTATTGGATCATGGAAAAACAGGCCCACACCACCCGGCTCAAGGCCCAGATCGGCCAGATAGCCCAGGTGGTCATCGAACTGGCCATCAAACGGGGCACCACCAGCCTGACCATCCTCAAGGCCGAGAACCGCTCCCTGGAGAGCCAGCACCAGCCCCACAACTACTGGGTGCGCGAGCACACCGTGGTTTTCGACCAGCAGCGCCGGGCCACCGGCCTGGTGGAGCTGGGCCTGCGCCTCAAGGAGCTGCGGGTCAAAAAGGGGCTGAGCCAGACGGAGTTGTCCCGCATGGTGGGGGTGACCCCTTCCACCATCAGCCAGGTGGAGAGCAACCACATCTATCCCTCCCTGCCCGCCCTGCTCAAGATGGCCGAGGTGCTGGGGGTGGAGGTGGCCTCCTTTTTCTCCGATACCGGCCAGTCCTCCCGGCGCTTGGTGTTTCCCGCCGAGGACGCCCAGGAAGTGCGCCTGGAAGACCTGTCCCCCGGGGTGGTGAGCGCCCAGTTGCTCACCCCCATGGACTTTGGCGGCAAGGCCGAGCCCTATCTCATCGAGGTGGCTCCGGGCGGCTCGCTGCCCTCGCATTGGTTCATGCACAAGGGCGAGGAGATGGGCTACGTGCTCAGCGGGCGCCTGCAGCTCAAGCTGCGCCAAAGCGTGCAAAACCTCAAGGCGGGCGACGTGGTCTACCTCACCTCCGAGATGCCCACCCAATGGAGCAACCCCGGCCGGGGCCCGGCCCGTCTTTTGTGGCTCAAGATCAGCTAG